Genomic window (Methyloprofundus sp.):
TCACAAAAAGCACTATAATTCACTGTTCAATACATTTTCAAGCAATATCTAGCCCTGAAAATGACAGACTTATAGAGCGCACCTAATAAATAATACCTGAAAGTATTATTGAATTACCTCTATAAAAGCAAACTAGCATTAAACTATGCCCAAGGGACAACGGACACACCCCACATGATGCAAAAAAACCTACCCAACTCTAGTAGCTTATTGTACGCTTTCCCCCTTTATTGACATTGAGGTGTTATTTTAAATAACTGCCGTTCCTTACTTAATTTTATTTATGAAAATCAAAAAAATAGCACTTATAACCAGCATTATTTTTTCTAGTAACTTGGCCGTTGCTGCAATTTCTGAAGTGCCAAGCGACCTACAAAGTACAACGGAGTTTACTTCCCCTCTATCAGAAGGAGCAGATGACTTCATTGAACCTGAATTCTCTACATCTGGCCAAGCAGGATTAATAGAAGGAACATACAACAATATTTTCAAACTATTAAAAACTGGACAACTTGAAGAAGCGGCTAAGCAAATTCAAGTATTTAAGACGCAAAACCCTACTGAGCCCGATGCTTATAATCTACAAGCACTACTGAAATCAATACAAAAATCATACACATCTTCCATACAAGACTACCAGCATGCACTTAAACTAGACTCCAAAAATTTAAGAGCAACTCTAGGCCTAACGGCTGTTTATTTACAAACCGAGCAACTAACAAAAGCAAAAGAATATGCAAACGCCTCAATATCCATTGATGACAAAGCGATTGCTGCTTATTTTTTCTTAGCTGAAATAGCCGCAAAACAAGGACGCAATCAAGATATAGAGAGCTTACTTTTAACGGCTCAAGGAAAAACTCATGGACATATAAAATATGAGCTAATGACAGCCAATAAACTGTCAGAGTTTTACGTAGATCACAAGCAACCTGAAAAATCACTGAAATTAGCACAAGACATTGCCAAGCGCTACCCATATCACAGTTCCGCACTTGCCTTTCTGGCAAAAACTCAAATACTAAACCACCAAACAAGTAATGCAATCAGCACACTAGAAGATTTAGTAAGTAACGATAACAATGACAGCTTTCACCGGCTATTACTTGCTGGGCTATTAGCCAAATACCCTGGCAATGACCAGAAAATACTACAGCTAATGCAGGAGGCTAGCGTCATATCCCCCAATAATTCTGAAATTCAAATAAAAAAAACCGTTTACCTAACACGTCAAAAAAAGCTATCAGCAGCACTTGATTCAGCTAAGACAGTTAGACAATTAACACCCAATAGCGGCAAAGCTGAATTATTAGAAGGTGATATTTATTTAGCGGAGAAGAAATTTGACTTGGCACTGGCAGCTTATCAAACTAGTTACAATCATAGTGCCAATACCTATACTCTAAATTTAATTACTCAGATTTTAGTTGCTCAGAAAAAACCTCAGAGCGCCATTAACTTCCTTGAACAACAATACAAAAATCCTCCGCAAAGCCTAAAAACCGAGAACCCCAACAATGTTGTAGTGATAAACAATTTAGCTTGGTTATATCACTTACAAAATGATCCTAGGTCTGTAAGCTTGGCTGCTGAAGCCTACAAAGTAGCACCACAATCAGCTGCTGTCGCTGATTCATACGGAGTCATTTTAGTTGCACATGATTCAATATCTAAAGGCATCAAAGTACTTAAAAAGGCCAGCAAATTAGCCCCAAGCAACTACGATGTTAGTTACCATTTAGCAAATGCCTACGTATTAAATGGACAACATAAACAGGCAATTGCAATATTGAAGCCTATCGTTAACTCAAATCAAAATTTTGCAGAAAAAGCAGCGGCCACTAGCTTGCTAAATAAACTTAAATAAATGGCATTACAGCCTTTTCCTTAAGAGCAAAAGCTTACCTGATTACCCATAACCCTCAGCCATATTCAAGAACGCTCGTCATCCTGCATGCTTTTAGCAGGAATCTATAGGCCTAAGCAATAGATTCCCGATAAAAAGACTTCGGGAATGACGAGGTTGGTTTTTTATAAAATTCTGATATTAATATTTTTTCAAAATGGCTGAGCCTTGTACGTAATCAGGTATGCTTAAGCCTGCAAACAAGTCAGATCTTAGCATTATTGAATGCCTATTCTTTGCAAACTTTAATCACACCCAACCAACTGCAACGACCTGCTAGCTTTGAGCCACTGCTCCCAACTCCTCATCCCTACACCCGTCTTTGCAGATAACCGTATTATTTTAATACGTGGATTGACCTGCCTAGCATATTGTAAACAGAGATCAACATCAAAATCGACATAAGGTAATAAATCAACCTTATTTAAAATCATCAAATCAGCAGCATAAAACATATCAGGGTACTTTAAAGGCTTATCCTCACCCTCAGTTACCGACAAGATAACAACCTTATGCGCCTCACCCAAATCAAAACCTGCAGGACACACTAAATTACCTACATTTTCGATAAACAAAAGGCTATTTGCTTCTGGCTTAAGGTTTTCAAGCGCATGCCCAACTTGGTGAGCATCTAAATGACAGCCCTTACCCGTATTAATTTGTAACGCCTTTACGCCTGTCGCTCTAATACGCTCCGCATCATGAGTTGTTTGCTGATCACCTTCAATCACGCTTATTACTAACGAATCTTGCAGCAATGCAATCGTTTCAGTTAATAATGTGGTTTTTCCAGACCCAGGACTAGAAACCAAATTTAAAGCCAAAATTTCATGCTGCTTAAAATAATCACGATTAGCGGCTGCATATTGATTATTTTTACCTAAAATATCCTGCTCAATCTGCACCATTCGCGCCTGACTTAACCCTGGCGCATGCGCATGTGCTGCACCTTGCCCATAATCATGCGTATGTTCATGGTCACCATGATGATTATGCCCATGCTCTATTGTAGTTTCGCCTTCACCACAGCCACATACCGTACACATTACTCTACCTCCAGTTCTTTAATTCGCATTTGCTCACCGTTATTTATTTGTAATTGATAATTTTCACAAACAGGGCAAGCATCATAACGCTGCTCAATAACCACATCCTTAGCACATTGCGCGCACCATGCACGACCTTCTATGTTAATAATTTCCAACCGCGCCTTGCTTGCCAACGAACCTTCCATCACAACATCAAAACAAAAACGCATCGCTGCCGGCTCCACACATGACAAAGCACCAATTTCTAACCACACCACTTTTACCAGCTGATATTGTTGCAGGCCTGCCTGCTGCTCCAATATATCTAAGATGCTTTCACACAACGACATTTCATGCATAAGAGTCTCTTTACCTGTTTATTTAAGCCTTATTATACAATAGAGCAATGATATTCAATAAAGTGTAAATTTATCATTTCTATATCGCTTTACTTTGAATAGGAGTGAGGTTAGTCACAAATATCCTCCCTAACGCCTTCCCTTACATACCGATCATACATACACAAACAAATATAATTTGATCGGTACTTATTTAGGTAATGAGCAAGCACTTTTCATCATCACTAATCTCATAACCTGACCATTAACACAATGATTTAAATCACAGTTTATTCATATTTATCATTTATTTTACTGCCCTATCTTTATATTCTATCAATCAATGCCAAGCTAAGTTTGTAGTGCAAAGACCACAATATAATTATATTCTCTAGTAAATTTTTTTATATTCCCCTATAATGAAGTTGTTACAGATTTTGTTATTGGCATTTATGGTTGTTCCCTCCGTGTTACCCCCCTTGGATTCTACGTTTCAATACCTGTACGCAACACCCTATTTATTTAAATTTATTATCAGGTAAGAAAAAATGGCTACAGGCACAATTAAATGGTTCAACGAAGCTAAAGGTTTTGGTTTTATTTCTCAAGATGACGGCGGTGCAGATGTATTCGTTCATTTCAGCGCAATTCAAGGTACAGGATTCAAAACTCTAGCTGAAGGCCAAGCAGTTACTTATGAAGTAGAAAACGGCCCTAAAGGCCCTCAAGCTACTAGCGTTACTGCTAACTAAGCAAAACCTTATCGGATAAACCGGTACGTAAAACCCTGCCTTGGCAGGGTTTTTTTTTGTGGCTTAAGTCTTTAAGCCACCCACAGCAAAGGACACCTGAATTGAAAAAACTATTTGTTGGCAATTTACCACCTAGTACTACCGAAAATGATATTACAACACTATTTTCTGAGTTTGGCACCGTGCGTTCACTTAATCTAGTAACGGATATCTTTTCTGGCCAATGCAAAGGTTTTGCCTTTATCGAAATGGAAGGGCATGAAGCTCGCGCAGCCATTGCAGGCCTAGACGGCAAAGATTGCAACGGCAAGCCAATGAAGGTTAACTTTGAAACACCTAAAGCAGGCCGCAGAAGGTAATACCCACCTCCTCCAGCCCCTTTTATCGCTTTGCTAAACCTCAATAGCAGTCTCTCTCAATTTCTGCTAATATCACTCTATCAGGGCATATTGCCCTGAGGGCAGTTAAGGTCACAGTACAAGGAGAGCAGTCGTGAAAATATCACCATTCTTTTTGGTAGGTACAATACTTACCAGCACTCTTTTTACGAGTGTCACTAATGCTGAGATGCGTTGTCAAACTGATTCATTTGACAATAAAACTTGCCAAGATAGCAACGGCATTACTTGGTTTGGGCGCAAAGACCTTTCTGGCAATTATCTGTGGCAAGATCAGCAAGGCAACACCATTAGGTCTGAAACTGACTCTTTTGGAAATACAAGCTACCGCGACCAATCTGGTAAACTTCGGGGTCTAAAAGATTCATTTGGTAATGAAACATGGAAAACTAACGCTGGAGAAAGCATTAAAGGTAGAACTGACTCATTTGGCAATACCATCTACCAAAATGGCTCAAATAGCAATATTAATTGCTATACAGACTCGCTAAACAATAAAACCTGCAAGTAACAAACTCTCACACCACAGCAACTAATAAGAATTATCTTATTCTTATTAAGCTGCCAAGAACTCTTCTAAACTTGCACTTGCCTGCTCACACGAAATAAGTGTCTGCTCATTACCCAAGAGATAATGCGCAAAAAAATGAATACACTTCCAGTTATCAGAATGATTTATAAATTCAAATGCTCGCGCAAACAAGAGTTGCATTCTTAATTCTCGCTGCTCAGCATCACTTATAAAATACTCCAAATAACGCTGTGCCACCTCTAAATCCGAATGCCCACCATAATTTGTTAAGGCCGCCAGATTAATTAGCTGTGGATTAAAAATCTCACCATCACATAAAGCTACAAATTTTGCCTCAGCTAAAGGCCCCACCAATAGGTTAACTACATCTGCCTCATAAGCCCGTTGCAAATCTTGTTTATCAGCCTCTGTATTCAGGTGCTCATGCTCAATCTCAGTAACTGGTAAATTTTCGACCAACCTCCCTCCCTCAATTTTGGCAAAAAATTCAGAGTGTTTTTGATGATCTTTATTGATAATAATTTGAAAAAAGACAGGCGGCAGCTTTAATTGCTGATTTCTAAGGTAAATTGCAGCTACATGCCCTGCCTCATGAAAAGCAATATGCTTATGTAATTCTTGGGGAGATGTAAATAAATTCGGGGTAATATGAGAAGTTCGTTGCATAATCTTGACTCTTAAAAAAAATGCGGCCATGACAGCCGCATAGAGGAAGGAGATAGCTCTAGCCCCTAATAATTAAGGGGGACGCATTCAAGAGTTAGGTACAGTTTATGGAAGTTATTACCTATTGAAAATGTGACATTTTGACGCGCGACAATTTGACGCAGAAAACGGCATGAGTATTGCTGTATTTAAATGTTTTGCCTATGGAAACCACGCTAAAATGCAGTTTTGAAGCATTTTTTTGCTAGCAAATAAGTTATATGCCTTATTTTAATAAGGCATATAACTTATTTGGCTAAAATTATAAAATACCTACCTTAATACCCGCTTTATTTAAATATTTTCGAACCGCATTACTTGCACTAACATTCTCGCTTTAGAAACTTTATTCATGAAAATATCCCTGATCATCCCCACTTATAATCGCTGCACCTCTCTAAAAAGAGCCTTAAATTCAGTTTTACAGCAAACCTTAGCGCCTGATGAAATTATCGTTGTTGACGATGGCTCTACAGATGACACTGCCACAATGATAAAAGCTAACTTCCCGCAAGTCACTTATCTATGGCAAGCAAATAAAGGAGTAAGTGCTGCGAGAAACAAAGGCATACAACACGCAAAATCAGAATGGCTGGCCTTTTTAGACTCTGATGATTCGTGGCTAGCAAATAAATTAGCCTTACAAGCTCAGACCCTTAAACAAGCACCAGCACTCAAGGTTTGTCATACAGAAGAAATTTGGATTCGCAACGGCGTGAGGGTAAATGCCATGAACAAGCACAAAAAAACAGGGGGCTGGATTTTTAAACACTGCCTACCTTTATGTGCCATGTCACCCTCATCAATCATGATTCATCGCTCTATTTTTGCGGATATTGGGCTATTTGATGAAGACCTACCTGCCTGTGAAGACTATGACCTATGGTTACGCATTACCGCCAAGTATCCCGTTATTTTTATCGAACAGGCCTTAATTAACAAATATGGCGGCCACGAAGACCAGTTATCACATCAATACTGGGGTATGGATAGATTTAGAATACAAGCACTAGAAAAAGCCATAGAACACTCAAATTTAAGCATTGAAAACCAGCAGGCAGCCATAAAGATGCTGCTAAAAAAAGCTCGCATCTTTAAAAAAGGGGCATTAAAGAGAGATAAAGTTGCATCTGCACAGCATTATCAACAATTAATAGACAAATACGCCTCATTATAATTAATGCCGCTTAAAAGCAATCTAATCAGCTAGCTGCCCTATCGCATTAACATGACTCACTTTATCCAAATCCGAAAGCCGCTCAAAAGGCAACGCCAACAACTGCCCCACCCTCCTCTCTAGCGCATGAAATGTCTGCGTAAAAGCCTGCTTGATTGCCTGTTCTGAACTTGATACAGCTGCTGGATCAGGTAAGCCCCAATGCGCCCGCAGTGCTGACTGCAACGCAACAGGACAAACCTCGCCTGCCGCATTGTCACAAACCGAAATAACCATATCAATCTTTATATCAGCAAAATCATGCCATGACTGACTACTGAATACTTGGCCGTTAATGCCTTGCTCACTAAGCTCTATTAATGCATTAGGGTTGACTATGCCTGTTGGGCTACTCCCTGCTGAATATGCTTTAAACCGAGCTGGTGCCAAGTGATTAATTAACGCTTCCCCCAAAATACTGCGACAGGAATTTCCAGTACATAAAAAAAGTAACTTATACATAACCACCTCATGACAAACTAACGATATGCAAAAAGATAAATCTAAAGGCCCACAGAAAAAATGCTACTTGGGAGCAAGGCCTTACCTTAACCTAGGAACGTGAGTAATCATTATTCGACTACCAGACCTGCTTTAGCTTTAATACTTATCTTAGTCGCAATAATACATACTTCCTTACCGTGTACGCAGCCCCGTTTCATCAGAAAATTTCCACGTCCTCGTAATAACCAGCACATCAAGCTCTTGCAACAGTGCTTTAGGTAAACGTGGAAATGGCGCACTTAAACGTACAATACGCTTTGCAGCTTGGTCTAATGCAGGGTAGCCCGATGACTTTCTAATTCGTAGGCTATAAATACTACCATCAGGCTTAATTCCCACATCCAAAGTCAATGCAGAAGAAAAGCCCGCCCGCTTAGCCACCGAAGGATAATTTAAATTACCAGTACTCTCTACTTTACGCTGCCAATCGGTAATATATTGCGCAGCCAAATATTTATGTGCACTCACAGAGTTGACATATTTAATCCTATTTTGATCACTACTGGGTTCTTGATAACGAATTTTTGCACCCAGTTCAGCCACTTGCATGCGCAATGCATCCATGGATAATTTAGGTCGCCTTTTCTCGGTATTTTTTGGAGCTTGTTCAGTTAAGTGAATTTTTTCTGGCGCAGATTTTTGTGTTAACACCCGCTGACGTCGGGTACTTTGCTGTTGAACTATTTTTTGCTGTGGTGGTTTTTTTAAACTAGCTCCCGAACTGGGCAATACCTGTGCTGCTGGACTGGGCTTATCTCGCTTTTCTCCAGCACCTATTTGATTATTTTGCGCTAAAAACTCTGCCTTTTTAGGGGCTTTTCTAGCAGTTTTCGTCACCAAAGTAATTGCAATTGATTTACTATTGGTCACTGCATCAGGCTTACTAAAATTAACCCCTAAGATAATAACAACATGGAATATCGCAGCAATAAAAAAAGCGGCCAGCAAAGTATCATTATTAGATAACGGCGTTGAATTTTGAAAAACAGACTCAGACATACACGTTACGCAACTTTTTGCGTCATTATTTCAATATGATCCATAAGTTGCGCACAAATGTTAATGCCAAACTGGGCATCAAGTTCCTGTACACAGGTCGGGCTCGTCACATTAATTTCGGTCAAATAATCACCAATGACATCAATACCAACAAAGACCAGGCCTTTTGCTTTTAGTACTGGCCCTACTTGATTGGCGATCCAATAATCCCGCTCTGTTAAGGGGCGACCTTCAGCTCGCCCACCTGCCGCCAAATTACCTCGCGTTTCGCCTTGAGCAGGAATGCGTGCTAAAGCATACGGAATGGGCTCACCATTAACCAATAAAATACGCTTATCACCATCAATAATTTCTGGCAAATACTGCTGCGCCATCACATGACGCGTTCCGTGCTCGGTAATTGTTTCAATGATAACGCTTATATTTGGGTCATTATGACGCAACCGAAAAATAGAAACCCCTCCCATACCATCTAAAGGCTTCAAAATAATATCCTGATGCTCTTGTAAAAAACTGCGTATTTTATTAGCACAACGGGTTACCAATGTATCCGTGCAACACTCAGGAAAATTAGCGGTAAATAACTTTTCATTCGCATCACGCAACGCTTGCGGCTTATTCACTACGTAAACACCCTGACTCTCAGCATGCTCTAAAATATAAGTTGCATAAATATACTCCTGATCCACAGGCGGCTCTTTGCGCATAATAATGCAGTCTAACTGCTGCAAAGCAATATCTTGTTCACTCACGACCGTATACCAACTCTGCGGGTCACGCTGCACTTCAATGCATCGAGTTTTGGCATAGGCTTTTCCTGCACGCAGATATAAATCCCCCAATTCCATATAATATATTTCCCAGTCTCGCGCCTGCGCCTCTAACAGCATCGCAAAACTGGTATCTTTGTTAATATTAATATGCTGAATTGAATCCATCACCATGCCAAGTTTCAGTGTCACAATATTGCTCTCATAATATAGTTGTTATGTCGTTATTTAATGCGATTAATTAACTTATTGCAAGTTTAATAATATATTATTGTTTACCTTACTTAAAAAGTTTGGTATAAAGACGGGCTAACTTTGAAAAACAGGCACATTAGAGGTGAATCATGTCCAAAATTTGTCAAGTAACGGGTAAACGACCTATTACTGGAAACAATGTATCGCACGCGAACAATAGAACAAGAAGACGTTTTAATCCAAACTTGCACCACCATAAATTTTGGGTGGAAAGTGAGAACCGTTGGATACGTCTAAGATTATCTGCAAAAGGTATGCGTATTATTGATAAAAAAGGTATAGACGTTGTTTTAGCGGATATACGTAGTCGTGGCGAAAAAGTTTAAGGAGAAGTATCATGCGTGACAAAATAAAATTAGTTTCATCTGAAGGTACAGGACATTTTTATACAACTGATAAAAATAAACGTACTATGCCTGAAAAAATGGAAATGAAAAAATACGATCCTGTGGTTCGTAAGCATGTGATGTACAAAGAAGCAAAAATCAAATAATTTCTTTGATTCTCTTTTGGTTGCCATGTGTAACCTTCCGTAGTTTTTACATTCACACTAGCTACGTAAGTACGACAACCTCATTTTTCATGAGGTTGTCAGCTTGCTTACTCTAACTTGGCTATTTTGATTCCTGCAGCTTATCCAATACCGCCTTCAGCCTTTCAGTTTGCTTAAAAAGCATTCTATACTGCTTTTTAAGACCTTCCAACTCACTCGTTAAGTACTTATTTTCCTGCTTAAGGTCTTGGTTTTCTTGTTGTAAGCCAGCATTTATCTCACCACTCTCCTCAAAAGTTTCTTCAGAGACGGGCGCCATCGTTAATTCAAGTTTTTCACTAGGTACACCTTCTGACTCATCAGCTCGAGAAAACACCCCAGTCTCCACACCACTTTCATCTATCGCAAAGCTTGACTTATTAGAGCTTTCAGCCTCACTAGGTACGCTCCCCATGCCACCCTTTAAAATCAATGCATCTAATTTATTTTTTATAAGAAAAAAAGCTGCGGCAGCACTTAAACTTCCATCATCACAGACAATCACAATATTCGATTCTTTTTTAAAATCTTTCACACGCATACGCAAAGAAAAGAACGGTATATTTTCACTACCTCTAATATGATATTCGTTATAGGCATCAGCGGGGCGTATATCCAATATGCTCATATTATTTTGATTACAAATATCAGCGTA
Coding sequences:
- a CDS encoding glutathione synthase — encoded protein: MTLKLGMVMDSIQHININKDTSFAMLLEAQARDWEIYYMELGDLYLRAGKAYAKTRCIEVQRDPQSWYTVVSEQDIALQQLDCIIMRKEPPVDQEYIYATYILEHAESQGVYVVNKPQALRDANEKLFTANFPECCTDTLVTRCANKIRSFLQEHQDIILKPLDGMGGVSIFRLRHNDPNISVIIETITEHGTRHVMAQQYLPEIIDGDKRILLVNGEPIPYALARIPAQGETRGNLAAGGRAEGRPLTERDYWIANQVGPVLKAKGLVFVGIDVIGDYLTEINVTSPTCVQELDAQFGINICAQLMDHIEIMTQKVA
- a CDS encoding cold shock protein (beta-ribbon, CspA family), whose protein sequence is MATGTIKWFNEAKGFGFISQDDGGADVFVHFSAIQGTGFKTLAEGQAVTYEVENGPKGPQATSVTAN
- a CDS encoding hypothetical protein (PrsT), with the protein product MKIKKIALITSIIFSSNLAVAAISEVPSDLQSTTEFTSPLSEGADDFIEPEFSTSGQAGLIEGTYNNIFKLLKTGQLEEAAKQIQVFKTQNPTEPDAYNLQALLKSIQKSYTSSIQDYQHALKLDSKNLRATLGLTAVYLQTEQLTKAKEYANASISIDDKAIAAYFFLAEIAAKQGRNQDIESLLLTAQGKTHGHIKYELMTANKLSEFYVDHKQPEKSLKLAQDIAKRYPYHSSALAFLAKTQILNHQTSNAISTLEDLVSNDNNDSFHRLLLAGLLAKYPGNDQKILQLMQEASVISPNNSEIQIKKTVYLTRQKKLSAALDSAKTVRQLTPNSGKAELLEGDIYLAEKKFDLALAAYQTSYNHSANTYTLNLITQILVAQKKPQSAINFLEQQYKNPPQSLKTENPNNVVVINNLAWLYHLQNDPRSVSLAAEAYKVAPQSAAVADSYGVILVAHDSISKGIKVLKKASKLAPSNYDVSYHLANAYVLNGQHKQAIAILKPIVNSNQNFAEKAAATSLLNKLK
- a CDS encoding arsenate reductase; the protein is MYKLLFLCTGNSCRSILGEALINHLAPARFKAYSAGSSPTGIVNPNALIELSEQGINGQVFSSQSWHDFADIKIDMVISVCDNAAGEVCPVALQSALRAHWGLPDPAAVSSSEQAIKQAFTQTFHALERRVGQLLALPFERLSDLDKVSHVNAIGQLAD
- a CDS encoding hydrogenase nickel incorporation protein HypB, producing MCTVCGCGEGETTIEHGHNHHGDHEHTHDYGQGAAHAHAPGLSQARMVQIEQDILGKNNQYAAANRDYFKQHEILALNLVSSPGSGKTTLLTETIALLQDSLVISVIEGDQQTTHDAERIRATGVKALQINTGKGCHLDAHQVGHALENLKPEANSLLFIENVGNLVCPAGFDLGEAHKVVILSVTEGEDKPLKYPDMFYAADLMILNKVDLLPYVDFDVDLCLQYARQVNPRIKIIRLSAKTGVGMRSWEQWLKASRSLQLVGCD
- a CDS encoding hydrogenase nickel incorporation protein HypA/HybF yields the protein MHEMSLCESILDILEQQAGLQQYQLVKVVWLEIGALSCVEPAAMRFCFDVVMEGSLASKARLEIINIEGRAWCAQCAKDVVIEQRYDACPVCENYQLQINNGEQMRIKELEVE
- a CDS encoding periplasmic protein TonB — encoded protein: MSESVFQNSTPLSNNDTLLAAFFIAAIFHVVIILGVNFSKPDAVTNSKSIAITLVTKTARKAPKKAEFLAQNNQIGAGEKRDKPSPAAQVLPSSGASLKKPPQQKIVQQQSTRRQRVLTQKSAPEKIHLTEQAPKNTEKRRPKLSMDALRMQVAELGAKIRYQEPSSDQNRIKYVNSVSAHKYLAAQYITDWQRKVESTGNLNYPSVAKRAGFSSALTLDVGIKPDGSIYSLRIRKSSGYPALDQAAKRIVRLSAPFPRLPKALLQELDVLVITRTWKFSDETGLRTR
- a CDS encoding large subunit ribosomal protein L33; this encodes MRDKIKLVSSEGTGHFYTTDKNKRTMPEKMEMKKYDPVVRKHVMYKEAKIK
- a CDS encoding large subunit ribosomal protein L28, with translation MSKICQVTGKRPITGNNVSHANNRTRRRFNPNLHHHKFWVESENRWIRLRLSAKGMRIIDKKGIDVVLADIRSRGEKV